One region of Rhineura floridana isolate rRhiFlo1 chromosome 20, rRhiFlo1.hap2, whole genome shotgun sequence genomic DNA includes:
- the LOC133373989 gene encoding uncharacterized protein LOC133373989, producing the protein MVGFPVWLGRRRQRRSKTFNAPHCGDSNMASFFGLRLNSPCNMDPISNGTDTPEGLPPPTAACAPRYSHSMFCCPHHPTSHSTTITTTTPPTAPTPTLRLIPPPLLQFLRPPTPPLVPPAAAAPPATPTPPLIPPPHLLPPLPLIPPLLHCLPPPTSRSPRCRYHHTCCCPPAPPRLSKRGMQLNVPSVALPLLLAWRSIRLSLALSSAQTAGSTLHLQTGLLVAEEEIVG; encoded by the exons ATGGTgggattccctgtttggctggggagaAGGCGCCAAAGGAGGTCTAAAACttttaatgcaccccattgtggtgattctaATATGGCAAGTTTTTTTGGTCTTCGTCTTAAtagcccttgtaatatggatccgatCTCAAATGGCACAGATACCCCAGAGGGACTGCCACCCCCCACTGCTGCATGTGCCCCCCGCTATTCCCACAGCATGTTCTGCTGCCCCCAccaccccacctctcattccaccaccatcaccaccaccacccctcctaccgcccccacccccaccctgcgtCTCATTCCCCCACCGCTGCTGCAGTTTCTGCGGCCCCCCACCCCGCCTCTCGTTCCCCCTGCTGCCGCTGCacctcctgccacccccaccccacctctcattccCCCGCCGCACCTCCTGCCACCCCTGCCTCTCATTCCCCCGCTGCTGCACTGCCTGCCACCCCCCACCTCTCGTTCCCCCCGCTGCCGCTACCACCACACCTGCTGCTGCCCCCCAGCACCACCCCGCCTCTC gaagcggggtaTGCAGCTGAACGTTCCAAGCGtggctctgcccctcctcctggcATGGCGCTCCATTCGcctctcgctcgctctctcctCAGCTCAGACCGCAGGATCTACACTGCATCTCCAGACTGGGTTGCTagtggctgaagaagaaatagtaggCTGA
- the LOC133373762 gene encoding keratin, type II cytoskeletal 8-like gives MNKVELESRLECLTDEINFLRQLYDEELRVMQSQINDTSVVLSMDNNRSLDLDGIIAEVKAQYEDIAAKSRAEAESMYQIKVSHHPLHTYTWFTTG, from the coding sequence ATGAACAAGGTTGAGCTGGAGTCCCGTCTGGAATGCCTGACTGACGAGATCAACTTCCTGAGGCAGCTGTATGATGAGGAGCTGCGTGTAATGCAGTCTCAGATCAATGACACTTCTGTGGTCTTGTCCATGGATAACaaccgcagcctggacttggatgGCATCATTGCCGAGGTCAAAGCACAGTATGAAGACATTGCTGCCAAGAGCCGGGCTGAAGCAGAGAGCATGTACCAGATCAAGGTGAGCCACCACCCCCTGCACACATACACCTGGTTTACTACTGGGTGA